TTTCTTCCTAATTTCTTCTTCCTGTTCATAAGCACGTGCAATAGGAATTAGAATTGTGAAACTTAATAACATTTTGATCAAGCAATTAGATTTGTTAATACCTGTTCCATCTTGCTCTTCTGAACCAAGGGCCTACTTGCTGTGAATGGCTTTTTGGTCCTAGACAACATGCCAGATTTATTGTTCCCAATTGATCCAGGTGGTATTTTCGGTTTAGCATCTTTACCCGGAACTTTCCTTCCGTTAGGCACCTTTTTCTTGGCATCAGTACTATCACAATTTGAAGGAAGATTCTTACCAGCATCTTTATCAGTCCCAATGCTAGACCTCCTTGTATCAGTTTCCATGACAGATATGTCCATTGATTCAATTCCGTGGTCAGCCCAGGAGCCACGAGCAGTTTCGAATTCAGAATTCCGTTCGAACACCACATAAAGATCATCAGGTTCACAAGAACTTCGTCTTTCATGATTTTCTTTTGAAGTGCTATTTTCTGTCTTTGAAGATAAAACTAGATCTGCAGCCATGCTGATATCAGTTTTCCACTGAGAATCATGCAGATGAGTTGGTTCTCGATCGTGCACCATGAAAGAATCATCAATAGCAAAATCTTTTTGATTCTTCTCGTTATTCAAACAATGTCCGTTAAAGATTATATCCGTGTTGGATGAATTCTGGTTTTCTGGCTTCCCATTGTGATTCATAACAAACCAGTCTTCTCCCTTTCCAGGCTTGATTGCTGACGACTCTGTTTCATACATGTTGCCCCTGAAGCCACTTCCTGATTCGTCTGTTCTCAGCGGAATTACCAGTTCCCCATCCGTGGAATCCCTTCTCTTCATGACTGCTCTACGAATCTCTCCATTTTCAATATCTTCCATTTTATATACATCTTCAGAACCTCCATCCCTCCGAGTTGCCACGAAGGAATCACCTGAATACACTTGTCGTTTTGGTGCTTTCTCCGATTCAAAATCCATTGAAGGAATGATTGCTAACGAAGTTACATCTCCTGAGCTTGTGAGAGTGAAATGCTCATCTTGAACATCCTTTGAGTGCAAGCTTCCGTTAGTAGTTACCTCATCTGTCATCAGGAAGTTCTGGAAAGTATCCCAGTTCTCATTTTTCTTTGCACCCTCTGATGAATCATTAGAATCTTCTGCACCGGCTGACCCATTTGGAATCCCATTTTTCTTGTGTGAACCATCTTTCCTACGAGAACTTGAGTTTGACTTAGGTAATTTCTCCAATGACCCGACTGCATCATCCACCTGCTGCCTCAGCGAATCTTCATCAATAAAATCATCCTCATCAGACGACTCATTTGAGTCGCCATTTCTTCTCTTAGGAGTAATGTAATTAATATTACGGATAACAACTGTTTTTGAGGATCTTTTCCGGTGCTTTTTCCTGGTGGAAGCATCTGTGGAAGAGTGCTTTTTGTCTTGCGGCACAAATGAATCTGAGTCACTCCCTGTATCAGAGTTGCTGGACTCTGTTTGTTCTTCTTCCGAGTCTCGATGCCCctttttattcaatttctcCTTTTTCACTGAACCAGATTCTTTCAGACCGGAAGGCCACTGCATATTCATTGCGTAGTGAGGATGCATAGGAAATGGATATCCTTGATATGGAGGAATCGGATTCTGGAAATTGTACATATATTGAGGTATCTGGTTAGGCCATGACATTGGCATTTGAACTTTAGTAGTAGTTGATGGCATCTGATCTGAAGTAGCTGAGTTATCATCTGCAGAATAATGCACTGGAAATCAGGAATTGAAGGATTGGTTAGCTTAGCGGAACAAATATCACTAGATTCAGCCTTTTGATATTATAAGGATGTTGTTTTAAAGCCTTTCTTTCTTATATGTTCATTTATGGACATGATGCATATGAGGTGGATGAGGTTAAGGTCACTATGGAAGTATAAACAATACCTGTTGAATCAGATCTTGATGCATCTTTGGATCCATTTGATGGAAAGTTCAGTGTGATATTCGGATCGAGGGAGCTAGCATCACTGTTAAGTACTATTTCTGAAGTTCCTGGAAACGTCAGTTCTGCTGGTGAACATGCCTGCATTGCTGCTAATTCCTGCATCCAAAGTCCGTCTCCGCGCTTTTTCTTACATAGttctttgaaatcaatgcaGGCTTCCCTGCATAAACATTACTGGATTCAGGATTGAAGTATCAATATCAGAAAAATGCTAGTCAGAGGGGGCACATTTACACAGTATGCTAATGTGTTTAGCAGGATCCTTCACTCTACTTACATTCAAAAGGAAAAATGTAACCTccaacaaattaactttcttcTTAAGAACTCTCTCTATCTACCTTCAAAAGTTGGTGGTTTACTAGTCCCTGCGAATGTATTGAGAGTTTCTGCCAAATCATACCTTAATCGTGAAGCTCCAAATGCATCTGCGAAGGAAATGAGATCATCCATGCTATCCGCTTCAAATCCAGCAACAAGGCCACGGGCATAAGCCATAGCTTGCTCTTTGCGAAGCAACGTTTTCCGAGTTTCAAGAAGCCGTTGAAGTTGAATCCTAAACAACAAATTATTGATTTATGGTATATGTATTGCAACACAATTTGCAGAATTTAGAATTTCAACAAAAAGAAGTAGTTACTTGGAGTTTTCTTCTAGTGCTCCATCACCATTGCTTCTCTCAATTTCTCCTTTTACCTGAAACCAAAACAAAATTCTTTCATTGACATTATTGCTAGCTAAGCACGAAAAAGAACACAAATAAAGTAGAAAAAAGGTATACCTTAGAGGGATTGCTAGGCTTCTTTGTAATAGAACTGACAGCTAACCCATTTACTGTGAAAAAACATAGCTCATGACTAATTAGTATGCAAATGGAAAATGCTTTAGGAAACCGAATCTGTAAAAGTTGCAGTAATCGATGAAACGAGGAAAATTGCAATGTCAGGGGAAGCTTTTCACAAGGATTTATACCTTCCTCCAACTGTCCAGTCATATTAGTGTTTAGCAATCCATTAGCTTGAGCTGAGCTCTCAATCTGCAGTATTTCTTTTTCTAGAAGGACAAATCTCTCTAGCACCGCTGGCGTGCTAACAAAGCGAACAAATCTGTGGAAAACACAAGGAAATATCTATTGGCTGCTATTCTTGTTTCAAAGGAAACATCTGCTGCTAGGAGTGTCAAAACAGGTTTTGTGTTATATCGTGTTACGTGATATATATATTCTACAtggttatatatgatataatataaatataacaaaaaatgcaaaGTGTTAAATGAGTCGTTCGACCCAATGCTTTATTTCTATCCTAGTTGCTCCTGATTCGACATTAAAAGTATATTCATTTCTCCCCTGTTCCGAGGCAAAGATATCCAAGGGGCAGTTCATTGGTAGAATTAGTTGGGGCCCGAGAGGCGGTGGTTTACCATGTGGTAGATGTCAGAGGTTTGAGTCCGCTTTTTCTGGTAGTAGATCCATAATCAAGTAAGTgttttttattaaaacaaaagatAGGATAGAGCTAGGCCAGTTATTGTATGAGGTCCCAGGGCTCTGACAGCGTGCCTGTCGAAGAATGTGCTGGCAGTGGCTTGGTTAAGGAACCCACCGGAGCCATAGCGAAAATGAGTCTTCATAGGGAAATGGTCACTGCTTATGGGCCCGAACCAGGCTGATCTATCCATGACCAGGATGAAATTAAGTGTTAAGTGGagtgtctctataaatagtgttcTTTGTGTCAGAAATTGACATCAATTAACTCAGCATATGAGTAATTAATGATGCATTCTCATGAATTTAAGTTACCAAATTAACTAGTTCAGTAGATCAACACCAAATTGTGGATTAGGGAATTCAATTGGCATTAGAAGTATCAGAATGTTTACTTGCAATTTATAGTTGTTTCACAATTATGAGATCagtaaatgaatatgaataAGTAGTATACCTTGCAAAAGTGGCTTTGGTGAACCAGGTAGCATAAGGAGTGGGAGGGCAGAGTTTGATAGAGTAGCCACCTCTAGAAATGTGATCTTTAGCAAATTTGAGGTGAGATATGAAGGGTTCAAATAACCCAGAAGCCAATTTCTCTGTCTTGCCTCCATAGAACAGAATCAGATCACATCTTCACATTTCAAAGATCCACACAAACACAAACAGAGAAGAACAGAGAGCAAACAGCAAGAAAAAAGATTAGCTTTTTCCCTAAGATAAGACATAAGGGAACACAAAGTTATGAATTATCATTACCTTGTTCGAGTTGGAGTGAGTTGAAACAGTGCATAGTCAAGAAGAGTTGATGAGCCCATTGAAAGAGAT
The sequence above is drawn from the Euphorbia lathyris chromosome 6, ddEupLath1.1, whole genome shotgun sequence genome and encodes:
- the LOC136232525 gene encoding COP1-interacting protein 7 isoform X1, coding for MGSSTLLDYALFQLTPTRTRCDLILFYGGKTEKLASGLFEPFISHLKFAKDHISRGGYSIKLCPPTPYATWFTKATFARFVRFVSTPAVLERFVLLEKEILQIESSAQANGLLNTNMTGQLEEVNGLAVSSITKKPSNPSKVKGEIERSNGDGALEENSKIQLQRLLETRKTLLRKEQAMAYARGLVAGFEADSMDDLISFADAFGASRLREACIDFKELCKKKRGDGLWMQELAAMQACSPAELTFPGTSEIVLNSDASSLDPNITLNFPSNGSKDASRSDSTVHYSADDNSATSDQMPSTTTKVQMPMSWPNQIPQYMYNFQNPIPPYQGYPFPMHPHYAMNMQWPSGLKESGSVKKEKLNKKGHRDSEEEQTESSNSDTGSDSDSFVPQDKKHSSTDASTRKKHRKRSSKTVVIRNINYITPKRRNGDSNESSDEDDFIDEDSLRQQVDDAVGSLEKLPKSNSSSRRKDGSHKKNGIPNGSAGAEDSNDSSEGAKKNENWDTFQNFLMTDEVTTNGSLHSKDVQDEHFTLTSSGDVTSLAIIPSMDFESEKAPKRQVYSGDSFVATRRDGGSEDVYKMEDIENGEIRRAVMKRRDSTDGELVIPLRTDESGSGFRGNMYETESSAIKPGKGEDWFVMNHNGKPENQNSSNTDIIFNGHCLNNEKNQKDFAIDDSFMVHDREPTHLHDSQWKTDISMAADLVLSSKTENSTSKENHERRSSCEPDDLYVVFERNSEFETARGSWADHGIESMDISVMETDTRRSSIGTDKDAGKNLPSNCDSTDAKKKVPNGRKVPGKDAKPKIPPGSIGNNKSGMLSRTKKPFTASRPLVQKSKMEQEEEIRKKVEELAIQRQKRIAERTAATGVSKQVKGSTPRTVRRQTM
- the LOC136232525 gene encoding COP1-interacting protein 7 isoform X2, which gives rise to MGSSTLLDYALFQLTPTRTRCDLILFYGGKTEKLASGLFEPFISHLKFAKDHISRGGYSIKLCPPTPYATWFTKATFARFVRFVSTPAVLERFVLLEKEILQIESSAQANGLLNTNMTGQLEEVNGLAVSSITKKPSNPSKVKGEIERSNGDGALEENSKIQLQRLLETRKTLLRKEQAMAYARGLVAGFEADSMDDLISFADAFGASRLREACIDFKELCKKKRGDGLWMQELAAMQACSPAELTFPGTSEIVLNSDASSLDPNITLNFPSNGSKDASRSDSTDDNSATSDQMPSTTTKVQMPMSWPNQIPQYMYNFQNPIPPYQGYPFPMHPHYAMNMQWPSGLKESGSVKKEKLNKKGHRDSEEEQTESSNSDTGSDSDSFVPQDKKHSSTDASTRKKHRKRSSKTVVIRNINYITPKRRNGDSNESSDEDDFIDEDSLRQQVDDAVGSLEKLPKSNSSSRRKDGSHKKNGIPNGSAGAEDSNDSSEGAKKNENWDTFQNFLMTDEVTTNGSLHSKDVQDEHFTLTSSGDVTSLAIIPSMDFESEKAPKRQVYSGDSFVATRRDGGSEDVYKMEDIENGEIRRAVMKRRDSTDGELVIPLRTDESGSGFRGNMYETESSAIKPGKGEDWFVMNHNGKPENQNSSNTDIIFNGHCLNNEKNQKDFAIDDSFMVHDREPTHLHDSQWKTDISMAADLVLSSKTENSTSKENHERRSSCEPDDLYVVFERNSEFETARGSWADHGIESMDISVMETDTRRSSIGTDKDAGKNLPSNCDSTDAKKKVPNGRKVPGKDAKPKIPPGSIGNNKSGMLSRTKKPFTASRPLVQKSKMEQEEEIRKKVEELAIQRQKRIAERTAATGVSKQVKGSTPRTVRRQTM